AGTGCTTGCTGGTGTGCCTTTTGCGGTGAAAAATCTCTTCGATATCGCTGGTTTTATGACTCTGGCGGGATCGAAAATCAATGCAGTAAACCCAGAAGCTAGTCAAGATGCAACCGCAGTAGCGAAGCTAAAACAAGCGGGTGCTGTTTTGCTTGGTGCTTTGAATATGGATGAGTACGCTTATGGGTTTGTAACAGAAAACTCCCATTACGGTGCTACTCACAACCCCCATGATTTACAGCGAGTTGCTGGTGGTTCATCGGGTGGTTCGGCGGCGGCGGTTGCGGCTGGGTTAGTACCGCTGACATTGGGTTCTGATACTAATGGTTCAATTCGCGTTCCGGCGGCGTTGTGTGGCGTTTTTGGTTTCAAGCCAACTTATGGAAGATTATCTCGTGCTGGGGTAGCTTTATTTTCTAGCAGTTTTGACCACATTGGCCTTTTGGCGCGTTCGGTGCAGGATATCGCGATGGTGTTTGATGTGCTTCAGGGAAAAGACGATCGCGATCCCATTTGTACAAAGCGTCCACCTGAATTATGTTTACCACAACTCAAACAAGATATTTCTGATATTAGAATTGCCATTGCAGCTGATTATTTTACCAAAGGTGCAGAACCAGCAGCTTTAGCAGCAGTGCAAAAACTAGCTGATGCAATAGAAGTCACTAAATACGTAATCATACCAGAAGCAGACCGCGCCCGTGCAGCAGCCTTTGTGATTACAGCTAGCGAGGGTGCAAATCTGCATTTAGACAAATTGCGATTGCATCCTGAAGATTTTGATCCAGCAACACGCGATCGCTTTTTGGCTGGGGCGTTAATTCCTAGTAGCTGGTATATCCAAGCACAACGATTTAGAAGATGGTATCGCGATCGCGTTCGGGAAGTTTTTCAAAATGTCGATGTCATTCTTGCCCCAACGACACCAATTTCTGCACCATTAATTGGTCAACAAACTATGATTTTGGATGGCGAAGAAATTCTTGTCCGTCCTCATTTAGGGCTATTTACTCAGCCATTATCTTTTATTGGTTTACCCGTTTTATCAGTACCAATTCAGCGCCAAAATGCATTACCTTTAGGGGTGCAATTAATCGCAGCACCATATAATGAAGCCTTAATTTTACGGGTTGCAGCTGCGTTAGAGGACAAAGGTGTAATTTCAGCACCAGTAATTTTAAACGCTCTTAACTCATAGGCTGTTTGAAAAATCTAATTTATTACACAAAGACGCGATAAATCGCCGTCTCTACAATAGTCTTTCGTCTTGACGACGATTCATGCGTCTCTTGCTTTAACTAAACTTCACATGGGAATAATATTATACTTCATCAAAAGCAGCCGGATAAACAACCTTGCCTTTATACTGCTTTTGATAACTTTGTAGTGCTTTCACCATGAAAAATTCCTCTGGTACTGGAAAAGGAGATTCGATTTCATAAACAACAGAAGGCTGAAAACCAAAGAGAGTATAGAAGTGGGGATGACCTAGTACAATTACTATGGCTTCTTTTTTTGCTTCTGCTAGTTCTAACCCTGCTTTTATTAGTGCGCTGCCAATTCCTTGTCTTTGAAATTGTGGACGAACTGCCAAAGGCGCTAAACCAAGTACCTGGAGTGTTTCTTCACCCACCAAGTCAATGTAGCTGAATAAAATATGACCGACTACAATATTTTCAACCTCTGCAACTAGAGAAAGTTCTGAAATATAACGGTCAGAATTGCGAATTTTCTCTACAAGTTTAGCCTCGTTTTCTTGCCCAAAGGCTAGTGTATTAACCTCAGCTATTGCTGTGTAGTCTGACAGAGTTTCACAACGGATATCGATCATTTTAAAACTAATTCCATAAAAATCCAGTTGGCTCGATGTTCGAGAGGAATCTCGGTTTTTTCCAAATACGGCTCAATATTCTGAAAGCCAAATACATGATAAAGTGCGTGTGCTTCTTTTGCAAAAGGGGCGCTGTCTAAACGTATCCTTGAGTAACCAATGTAGGCAGCTTCGTTGATGATAAATTCTAATAAAGACCGACCAATTCCTTTTCTACGAAATTCTGGTTTTACATACATTCTTTTAATTTCGCCAATATCTTCACCAATCTTTCGTAAGCAAACGCAGCCAGCTATTTTTTGCTCATATTGTCCCAAAAGTAAGCGCCCTGAAGGTGGTAGAAATTCGTGGAGTTGAGTCATATATTGCTCAAAGAATGTATGAGCATTTAAATTTATGCCGAATTGATTGCTGAACATCACCTTAGTCTCATTAAAATATTCCCAAAATACCTCTTGTATCTGAAGTTTATGTTCATCAGTCTCTACCTGGATAATTTTAAGCAAAGTTTATGCCTCCGCTAAATAATTGAATAAAAATACACAACTTAAAGTGACAATTACTAAAGTTGATTTCGCGCTTTGAGTTGCAGATATCGCTCAACCAACTGATCGGCAATTTGATTTGCTGGTGCATCTAGCACCAATACACCTTTTTGTTTCAGTTGGGCATAAGCTACTTGTCGTTGCATTAATAAATCTAGTGCTACTGCACGGGTATAGGCAGTTGCAACATTGTCTGTAAAAGTGTGTGCTAGACGATCGACTTGTGGATCTCGCAAAGTCACGCAAAATGGAAGGTAGCGGGGTGCTAACTTGGAGAGTGCAGCTAGAAGTTCTGTAGAGGCAGTGACATCAACTAAATCGGTAATCACTACTACAAGCGCCCTGCGAGTTTGTCGCTGCAAAACATTTGTTACCGCCCCCAAATAATCAGATTCAAATAACACTGGTTGAATTGGAGTTAAGCGATCGATTAGCTGATTCAAATGATGTTGGCCGCGTTCTGGGGGAATCCACGTATGCATTTGGCGGTCAAATACACCAACACCCACGCGATCGCCTCGATGTAAACCTGCTAAAGCTAAGGATAAAGTTGCATTCAATCCCCAGTCAAATCGCTGCAAATTCTGTACTTTTGCCGTCATTAGCCGTCCGCGATCGAGTAAAATCAGTAATGTTTGTTCCTGTTCTGGTTCTAGAACCCTCACCAGTGGCATGGCATTACCATAAGCCCCAACCCGACGGGCAGTAGCTTTCCAATCAATAAACCGCAAATCATCACCAGTGCGATAGTTTCGCAATTCGGCAAACTCTGTACCAATACCAGTTTTGCGAGATTGGCGCATCGATCCAGATGATTGCAATGTCAGACGAATTGTGAGCGATCGCAATCCCACTAAATCAGGATAAACTTTCACTGGCAGACTTTGAGGAATTTGCCAATCATCCCAAGCTAATCCCCAAAGCCCCATCTGTCGGACTTGAATATTTCCCCAAGGAAACTCTCCCCGTTGTGTCGGGTGGACGGTATACGTCAATTCCTCAGTGCTGTTACTGGGAATAATGGCGCTGAGTGCAGGTGCAGACACGCCAAATCCTGTTGGGTAATAGTCGCGGATTTCAATTTGGGCGTCGGTATTGGGAGATGTCACCTTTAGCACTACGGGATTATCCCGCCCAATGGATAATCGTGACGGTAATTCGCGGGTAATTTGCACGCGAGAACGCCGCACCCGCAAACCATCTACAACCATCAGTCCGAGAATAATGGCATCAAATAGCACTGTGATAGCGATGGTTGCTCTAATGGTAAGAAATAAGCATAGGATCGGGGCGATCGCAATACCTAAAACCAATAATAAATAAACTCGTTTGGAAGGAACCATTTTTTAGAGCGAGAAGTTAATAGCTAGTAGTTCGCTTTCGTGACGAAAGCGGGGTAAAGGGTAAAGGGGAATGGGGAAAGGTTTTAAATCCCTTCCCCTTTACCCCCGCCCTCACAAGCGCATTTTTGGGTTGACAGAGTACTAGTAGTACGCCAAGGGAACTTGGTGGGGAAAGGGTTTAAATCCCTTACCCTTTTCCCTTTCCCCTTTCCCCAGTCCTCACCAATCATTGTTGGCTTGCCAGACTGTTAGGTATAAGGTGAATTCAATGTAACCGAAATAAGAAGACTTGCTAAATTCTTATATTTTTTTCTTGTAGAAAAATAGTCACCTACTGTACTATTTTTTTGGGTGAAGTAGCAAATTATATTTTGGACGGGTGTATGAGAATCTTGCTAATCGAAGATGAAGAAATTTTAGCAAGTGTCTTGTTGAAGTCTCTGACTAAGCAACATTATGTTGTTGATGTCGTACAAGACGGACAAATGGGTTGGGAATACACGCAAAGTACAAACGATGACCTGTTACTAATAGATGTCGGATTACCGAAACTGGACGGAATTACATTGTGTCAGCGATTGCGTTCTGGTGGTTGCTTCACTCCGATTCTGCTGATGACGGCGAAAGACGGTAGTAGAGAGCGGATTCAGGGACTTGATGCAGGTGCAGACGATTATCTGATCAAACCTTTAGATTTAGAAGAACTGCAAGCACGGATACGAGCGTTGATCCGTAGAGGCGATCGCCCCTGTACTCCTATCCACCCTGCTTCTCCCAAAATTGCGAGAAGGAGAGGCAATTTCAAAGTCCCTCTCCCTTAGGAGAGGGATTTAGGGTGAGGGCTGATATTACTCCTCATTTATCGACTTTATTTCTTCTGGTAGTAAGGTAGTTTCATCTTTAGTACCTTCGCCATCTAAGGATTTGGCTATAGTTCTATAGGGTTTGATAATCAGACTGACACCAATTGTCCAACCTAATGCAACCGTCCAACCTGCGAGAATGTCACTAGGAAAATGAACTCCCAGATAGAGACGACACCACGCAATCGCGATGATGTATAAGCTGCCAAATATGAGAACTAACCAGCGCCAAGAGGTAGCCCAAGTTAAGAACAGCAAAATTGCTACCAGCGTTACACTCGTCATCGCATGAGCGCTGGGAAATGCAAAACTAGACTCAGGTGCAATGGATTGCCACAATTGTGGACGCACTCGATGCATTAATTGCTTTGCGGTGCGGTTGATGATGACGCTTCCTGCTGAGGCGGTGAGTAAATAAGCTAGCGATCGCCAGCGTTTTTGAAGTAGTAATATTAGTGCGATCGCCCCCAAAATTAGAATCGCCGTCCAAGGCAACCCAATGGTAGCTAGGGTGACAGCTAAAATATCTAACTGTGGGTTTGCTGTAGAATGAACTGCTAACAGAATCGGCACATCCCACGGAAAGCCCGCTTGATTCTCCCATATCCTCACTGTCAGGATTTCAAATATCTGCAAAGGTAAATAGACTCCGATCAAAAGGAGTAAGAGCGATCGCCAACGAGCAATCAACAGGTTTTTCAGAAAATCAAGCGGCGATTGACTCTCTTTATTAATTTGTTTCTCTTTTTCCATGTCTAAATTTAAAAGGCGATCGATGACTTCACTAATTACAAACTACTGGAAACTTGAGAAGTTCCACAATGTTTACAGTACGACAAATGCTTATAAGTAAGATTATGACAGTTATGGCATTCAATGTACTGATAATAACCGCAGTGTGGACAGTAAGTATCAAGATGTCGAATTTTCTTGGCACAATTGACACATCTTGATTTTTGAACTCTGCTAGCTGCTTGGACTTTAGCGTTAAAGACAAACTTTTGAAAAAACTGGATAATTCCAAAACCAATAACTGGAATCAGCAAGATATAAACATAATTTATCAGGAAAAGTAAACCGCCAAAAATGGCACTGACTATATCAAATAAAAATTTAAATATTGCACCTATTTGCAGAAATTCAAATATTTTAACGATTAATGGGATAAAAAAGATAACTAGCAAATGCCAGCTAATTAGCGAGACGAGTCCATATCCTCTTCTTTGGGCAAATTTATGAACTAATAAAGCAATGAGAATCAGTGGTAAAAGAAAGAGAGACTGAAAACCAAGCTGAATACTTGGATACCAAAATGATGCCTGCTGATAGCCTTTGTCAACTTCTTGGAATCGATTATCATCTTTAATAAATGTTATAAAGCTAATACTTTCCGGTTTGGCAAGTAGTTCATTTTTAAGAGTAGAATTTTCTTGTTGAAGAGTAGAAATTTGGCGATTATTTTCTTCTAATGCCTGTTTAGCTTTTTCGGCACTAACTTGATTAATTGATTGTTCGCGACCTTGACCTACTATTTTTTCTAATAGCGTTGAGTCATACTGAGATTTAATAGTGCCATTGGTTTGTTGAAGTCTACTAATTTTTGCTTGTTTTTGATCGATAGTTCTAATAATTTGCTGCTTTTCAGGATTGTTAATCTTATCTTTGTAATCGGCATATTGCAAACAAGTTTGAGAAACCTTACCCAGATGTCCTGCTTCGGCTTGTTGATAGTTCCGCCGAAAATTGAGTTGATTGTTGGTGTAAGATGGCAATGAAAGTCTAACAATTTCATAGTCTTTATCTTTAGTAGTTTTTGTCCGGTAATTTTGCCACTCTGAATAACATGGGTAAGCCTCAGTCGGACTGATATGCCATCTACTAATATCATCGAGTCCGGTAAAAACATTAATTAAGATAAAAATATCAATTATAATAATGACAATTAAACTGACTTTATTCAGTGGTTCGTTGTTTATTGTTCTTGAATTACTAAAAAATTGATTCAAAATTCGGCGAATTCTGGCAAACATATTATCTTTTAAATAAATGTAAATTTAATCCGAATCAATTTTATCCGATCATTAGTGAATAGCTGGACAAAAATACATCTATCGATCTGAAGATTTGTTAACTGCTGGCGAAAAACAAAATCCCCGATTTCTTCGAGAAGTCGGGGATTTGTGGTTTTCAATTCTCAAAAATCAGGCTACAGTCAAAAATATCATGACTTTCACCTAAAGTTGAAACAGTTGATGGCTGTGCAACTCTACTTAATACTGCTAGGTTTAAGAATATTCGTAGGTTGGGTTGAGCAATAGCGAAACCCAACAAACCCTACTAAATCTTGGGTTTCGTTCCTCAACCCAACCTACATATTTCTGAAACCTATTTAGCAGCGAAGTAGGCTTCTAATGCCTCAGAACCACCAATTAATTTACCATCGATAAATACTTGGGGAACTGTTGTCGCACCTGCAACTGCTCGTAAAGATCGCGTGGTGATATCCTTACCCAAGGTAATTTCTTCGTAGTTGATGCCATGTTCCTTGAGCATTGCCTTAGCACGGGCACAGAAGGGACAACCCACTTTCGCAAACAGAGAAACTACTTCGGGCTTTACTGCTTGGGGGTTGATGTATCTGAGCATTGTCTCAGCATCCGATACCTTAAAGGGATCTCCTGGCTCTTCTGGTTCAATAAACATCTGGTTAATTACACCATCTCTAACCAGCATAGAATACCGCCACGATCGCTTCCCAAACCCCAGGTCTGATTTATCTACCAATAGACCCATGCCTTCAGTAAATTCACCATTTCCATCAGGAATTAGTGTGATATTTTCTGCCTCTTGATCCTTTGCCCATTCGTTCATCACAAAGGCATCATTAACAGAAATACAGATAATCTCATCGACACCATTTTGTTTGAAAACCGGGGCCAATTCGTTGTATCCAGGGAGATGAGTGGATGAACAAGTCGGAGTATAAGCACCCGGTAAAGAGAAGACAACTACTGTCTTATTAGCAAATAACTGATCGGTTGTCACATCTACCCACTGGTTGTCCTTGCGAGTATGAAAAGTGACATTGGGTACTCTTTGTCCTCGATGATTGGGTAACATAATTTTGCTTGCCTTTAGTAATCAATTCCAGTCATAACCTATCATGGGAGAACTGGTACAATGTAACTATCAATCAGCTAAAAGACTTTATTAATGAAGGTCGCGATCGCTGCTACAAACTCAGCGGTTGATTCATAGGGTAAAACATTACGTCCGTTTATTTTTATACCTTGACTTTCAGGCAAACAAGCAAGATAGTGAGCCAAGCGTTCGTCTGGCGTTTCTTTTTTATTGTCTTGGCTAATACTCGATGCAGTTTCGCCCATAACCGCTAATGTTGGTTGCTGAATCGAGGCAATCAAACTAGTATAATCATCTCGCCAAAACCCTGCTAAAAAAGAAAACACTGCATGGCGAGTAGCAGGATTTTCTGCACCTGCAAGCAATGTATTTAACCACTCTGCATCCACAGCGCTTTCAGAAGCAAAGAGTTGACGAATCGAAAAAGAACGTAAAAATTTTGGGGTGCGTGCATAGCGATAAAAAGCACTACCAAAAGGCGAATCTAACACATTCCAAAGGAATTTTTCCTGCCATTCTGGTGGTTTAGTTGTCATCAAAGCCCACGTTGGCGCCCANGAAAGTACCAGTCCGGCAATTAAATTTGATTCCTTTTGGACTAATTGGATAGCAACTGGCAATAAAGCACCTTGTACTACTAGAATAACAGGTTTTTGGACTACTTTTTGTAAAAAGAACTGCAACTGTTCTGCCCAATCATTAGGAGTGTAAGCTATACGTGGCATTTCACTTTCACCACATCCTAGTAAATCAGGGTTGTAAATTGAATTACGTTGACCTAAATTATACCACTCGCGACAAAATCGTTGCCAAAATCGCCGCGACAATCCCACGCCAATCGGATGAATTAACAGTAAGGGAACGCCTTCAGATGTTGTATTAATTGGTTGATGAACTTCGTAGGCGCAACGATAATTCTGCCAACTGTAAAACTGGCTAGGAGATGCTGTCAGATTAGTTGTGTTAGCTACAGCAGATGGTTGCATAATTCCTAGTTTTTAATACTTGCTAAAAAATTATCTGTGGATGAATCAACTGGTATCCAGCTTCTTTGAGCTTTTCATTCGATACCCAAGCATTATATGGCCGAGTATTCTTGATAGATGTATCCCATTCTACTTTGGGTAAATTATGTTTTTCAAATAAGCTATTTAGCAATTCTCGGCTGGTGAGATGTGCATCATCTACCAGATTGTAAATTCCTTGCAAACGACGGTGACGGGCAAATTCTATCGCACCAACAATATCATCTAGATGAACCCAATTTGTGGTATCTTCACCATTGCCCGGACGGGTTGTACCAGAATATCTACCAAATATTTTCAACAGTTCTCTACCAGTTCCATAAATCCCTCCTAAGCGGAAAATACAAACACGGAGATTTTCACTAGATGCTGATAGTAACACCTCTTCTGTTT
This portion of the Nostoc sp. GT001 genome encodes:
- a CDS encoding phosphatase PAP2 family protein yields the protein MEKEKQINKESQSPLDFLKNLLIARWRSLLLLLIGVYLPLQIFEILTVRIWENQAGFPWDVPILLAVHSTANPQLDILAVTLATIGLPWTAILILGAIALILLLQKRWRSLAYLLTASAGSVIINRTAKQLMHRVRPQLWQSIAPESSFAFPSAHAMTSVTLVAILLFLTWATSWRWLVLIFGSLYIIAIAWCRLYLGVHFPSDILAGWTVALGWTIGVSLIIKPYRTIAKSLDGEGTKDETTLLPEEIKSINEE
- a CDS encoding N-acetyltransferase yields the protein MIDIRCETLSDYTAIAEVNTLAFGQENEAKLVEKIRNSDRYISELSLVAEVENIVVGHILFSYIDLVGEETLQVLGLAPLAVRPQFQRQGIGSALIKAGLELAEAKKEAIVIVLGHPHFYTLFGFQPSVVYEIESPFPVPEEFFMVKALQSYQKQYKGKVVYPAAFDEV
- a CDS encoding GNAT family N-acetyltransferase, which codes for MLKIIQVETDEHKLQIQEVFWEYFNETKVMFSNQFGINLNAHTFFEQYMTQLHEFLPPSGRLLLGQYEQKIAGCVCLRKIGEDIGEIKRMYVKPEFRRKGIGRSLLEFIINEAAYIGYSRIRLDSAPFAKEAHALYHVFGFQNIEPYLEKTEIPLEHRANWIFMELVLK
- a CDS encoding alpha/beta fold hydrolase, translated to MQPSAVANTTNLTASPSQFYSWQNYRCAYEVHQPINTTSEGVPLLLIHPIGVGLSRRFWQRFCREWYNLGQRNSIYNPDLLGCGESEMPRIAYTPNDWAEQLQFFLQKVVQKPVILVVQGALLPVAIQLVQKESNLIAGLVLSWAPTWALMTTKPPEWQEKFLWNVLDSPFGSAFYRYARTPKFLRSFSIRQLFASESAVDAEWLNTLLAGAENPATRHAVFSFLAGFWRDDYTSLIASIQQPTLAVMGETASSISQDNKKETPDERLAHYLACLPESQGIKINGRNVLPYESTAEFVAAIATFINKVF
- a CDS encoding glutathione peroxidase, yielding MLPNHRGQRVPNVTFHTRKDNQWVDVTTDQLFANKTVVVFSLPGAYTPTCSSTHLPGYNELAPVFKQNGVDEIICISVNDAFVMNEWAKDQEAENITLIPDGNGEFTEGMGLLVDKSDLGFGKRSWRYSMLVRDGVINQMFIEPEEPGDPFKVSDAETMLRYINPQAVKPEVVSLFAKVGCPFCARAKAMLKEHGINYEEITLGKDITTRSLRAVAGATTVPQVFIDGKLIGGSEALEAYFAAK
- a CDS encoding response regulator, with amino-acid sequence MRILLIEDEEILASVLLKSLTKQHYVVDVVQDGQMGWEYTQSTNDDLLLIDVGLPKLDGITLCQRLRSGGCFTPILLMTAKDGSRERIQGLDAGADDYLIKPLDLEELQARIRALIRRGDRPCTPIHPASPKIARRRGNFKVPLP
- a CDS encoding DUF58 domain-containing protein; amino-acid sequence: MVPSKRVYLLLVLGIAIAPILCLFLTIRATIAITVLFDAIILGLMVVDGLRVRRSRVQITRELPSRLSIGRDNPVVLKVTSPNTDAQIEIRDYYPTGFGVSAPALSAIIPSNSTEELTYTVHPTQRGEFPWGNIQVRQMGLWGLAWDDWQIPQSLPVKVYPDLVGLRSLTIRLTLQSSGSMRQSRKTGIGTEFAELRNYRTGDDLRFIDWKATARRVGAYGNAMPLVRVLEPEQEQTLLILLDRGRLMTAKVQNLQRFDWGLNATLSLALAGLHRGDRVGVGVFDRQMHTWIPPERGQHHLNQLIDRLTPIQPVLFESDYLGAVTNVLQRQTRRALVVVITDLVDVTASTELLAALSKLAPRYLPFCVTLRDPQVDRLAHTFTDNVATAYTRAVALDLLMQRQVAYAQLKQKGVLVLDAPANQIADQLVERYLQLKARNQL
- a CDS encoding AtzE family amidohydrolase, translating into MNFDSADAITISTAVREGKVSAVEVTKAALARIATRNHLFNCFTTITAETALTDAALIDREIAQGNHPGVLAGVPFAVKNLFDIAGFMTLAGSKINAVNPEASQDATAVAKLKQAGAVLLGALNMDEYAYGFVTENSHYGATHNPHDLQRVAGGSSGGSAAAVAAGLVPLTLGSDTNGSIRVPAALCGVFGFKPTYGRLSRAGVALFSSSFDHIGLLARSVQDIAMVFDVLQGKDDRDPICTKRPPELCLPQLKQDISDIRIAIAADYFTKGAEPAALAAVQKLADAIEVTKYVIIPEADRARAAAFVITASEGANLHLDKLRLHPEDFDPATRDRFLAGALIPSSWYIQAQRFRRWYRDRVREVFQNVDVILAPTTPISAPLIGQQTMILDGEEILVRPHLGLFTQPLSFIGLPVLSVPIQRQNALPLGVQLIAAPYNEALILRVAAALEDKGVISAPVILNALNS